Part of the Longimicrobium sp. genome is shown below.
GGCGCGGCGCCGAAGCGCCGCGCCCCCCATTTTCCTTCACCAGCGGCCGGTGCTACAGGCCGCGGGCGAGCTGCTCGTTGATCGGCAGCGGGAAGAACGCAAAGGTCTTGTCGTTCGCCCGCGACGCGTCCGACACGCCCGTGGAGTTGAGATCCGCAAGGCGGCCGAAACGGCGGTGGTCGATCCACCGGTGCCCGCCCTCGAAGAGGAGCGAGTACCGGCGCTCGTACAGCAGCCGGGTGATGAACTGCGCCGGCGTCGCGATGTCCGTCGCCAGGAGCGGCGCAAGGCCGCCCGAGTTGGTGCGCACGAAGTTCAGGTCATCCAGGGCGCCCGGAAGGTTGCCCGAGAAGTACCGTGCCTCGGCGCGGAGCAGGATCAGCTCCTCGTTGCGGATCGCCGGGATCGGCGAAGCGCTGCCGCCACCGCCAAAGAACGGGCGGGTGTCGTACAGACGGAAGCGCTCCGTGCTCGTGAGCCCGATGGAGACGCGGTTCACCAGCCCCGAATCCTGCTTGAGGAGGAGACGCGCGTCGCGCGCGCCGCCCGCCTGCAGCTGGGCCTCCGTACGGTTGCGGTTGTCCGCGATGAGGCGGCCGCTGTTGTCGAAGTTGGAGTTACCCAGGTCGCCCGACGCGGTGCTGTACGAGAAGTACAGCCCCTTGTTGAGCACCGTGCGGCTGCCGCTGCTCACGTCGATGAACGACTCGTTCAGCGCCGCGAGCGCCGCCGTGTAGTTGGCCGGGCTCGACGGAACCGCCGTGTGCCCGAGCGTGGCGCGGTACACCTCCACGCGGGCCTTGAGGCCGCGGTTGAACTGGCGGAACGTCGCCGCGTTGTTGAAGCCGTACTGGCTCAGCCCGAGGCCCGTGGAGAACGGCAGGGTGCCGCTGGCGGCGCCCAGGTCCGTGTTCCCCTCGTCCAGCAGCCCCGCGATGAAGGCGAACGCCTCAGCGCGGCTCACCAGCGGCGCCGGAGCTTCCTCCGGAGAGACGCCCACGGCGATCGGGATCTGCTCGCGCCAGTTCAGGATCTGCAGGAAGTTGAACGCCTGCATCGTCTTCACGAACCCCTTGATGGAGGCCCGCTCCGACGCGCTGAAGGTGAGGCGCGGATCGTCCGCGATCGTCAGGATGAGGTTGCCCGTGCGGATCGCGTTGTACGGCGCGGCCCAGTACGAGCCGCCCGTGAAGTCCGAGGCGTCCGGCGTGCCGGCGGCCAGCTGCCGCACGTACCGGCCCTCGTTGGGGTCCACGAAGTACCCCTCGCGGCCCGGCACGGCGCCGATCCGCACGTAGCCGGCCTGCTCCTGCCGCGTGCCGATCAGCAGCCCGGTGGCGGCGGTAAGGACGCCGCTGTTGGTGGGATTGTTCTGGAGGTCGCTGATGCTGGGGCTGTTGTAGTTCGGGATCGTGAGATCCGTGTCGCAAGCACCCAGCGCCAGCGCCCCGGCCAGAAGGGGAAGCAAAGCGCGTCGGTTCATGGAAAATCCTGTGTTCCTTCGCAGGGGAAGTCGGTGGCTCGTCATCTCAGAAGCCCACGTTGAAGCCGAGCCAGAACGAGCGGCTGGGCGGGAACGGGGTCACGTCGATGTTACGGCCCACCGAGCGGTTGCCGAAGTTGCTGACCTCCGGGTCGAGCCCGGTGTAGCGCGTCCACATGTACGGGTTGCGCGCGGCCAGCGTGATGCGCGCGCTGTTCACGCGGCCCGCACGGTTGAGGATCTCCGACGGAACGTCGTACGCCAGCGACACCTCGCGCACCTTGACGAAGGAGGCGTCCTCGATGTACGGGGACCAGGCACCCACCAGCGCGGCGCGCTCTTCACCCGAAAGGCAGGTGTAGTCGCACTCGTTGAAGTCGCGCGGGATCACCGTGCCGTCCGGGTTGCGGGCCACGCTGGCCGGCGCCAGGAAGTCCGGCGAGGTGCGGGCGTCGTCGTAGTAGCTGCGGGTAAGGTTGGCCACCAGGCCGCCCTTGCTCCAGTCCACCAGCGACGAGAGGGTGAAGCGCCCCATCGTGAAGTCGTTGGTGAAGCCCATCAGGAAGTCCGGCTCCGAATCGCCGTAGATCACCCGCTCGCCGTCCTTGAAGCCGAGCATGGCGGTGGGCGACTCGTCGTTCTGGATCAGGTAGCCGCCGTACACGAAGCCGAAGCTCGAGCTGGCGGGGCGGAACGCCGGCACCGGCAGGTCGGTGATCTTGTGGCGGTTCCGGTAGAACGTGGTGCGCGTGAGCCACGTCAGGTTGTCGCGGCGCACCGGTGTGGCCTCCAGCAGCGCCTCGAAGCCGCGGGCGTGAAGCTCGCCGCCGTTGAAGAACTGCGTGCTGAAGCCCGTGGACGGGGCCAGGGTGCGCGACAGCAGGAAGTCCGTCACCACCTTGTTGTAGCCCGTCAGCTCCAGGCGCGCGTTGCCGCCGAACAGCGTGAAGTCCACGCCGCCCTCAAGCTCCGTGGTGCGCTCCGGGCGCAGGTCGCTGGCGCCAAAGGTGCCGTTGACCTGGATCCCCGGCTGCCCGTCGAGGTTGCTGACGAAGAGCGGGGCGAAGCGCTGGCTGAACAGCGGCTGGTTGCCGCTGGAGCCGTACGCCGCGCGCAGCTTGATGTCGTCCACCCGCGGAACCAGGTTGCCCAGGCGGAAGGAGGCCGAAGCCTTGGGGTACAGGAAGTACTCGCTCGCGTCCGCGTTGTTGCTGCTGCGGTCGGCGCGCAGGCTGCCGGTGAGCGTCAGGCGCTCGTCGAGCAGAAGGAGCTCCTCCTGGCCGAAGAAGCCCTGGTCGCGCGTGCGGGTGCGCGCGCCGCTCAGGGTGGTGTTCGCCCCCGTCTCCGGAAGGCGCACGCCGCCGATCAGGTAGCGCCCGCCCACGGCGTTGGTCGTCAGGTCCCGGTCCTCGTACTGCAGGCCCACCGACGTCGTCGCGCGGAACGAGCCGCCCTCCGGGTCGAAGATGTGGACGAGGTTCAGGTTGCCGTTGACGTTGGTGTTGTTCGCGTTCGTGTTGACCGCGGTGCCCGGCAGGTTGTCGTCGTCTTCGAACTGCAGCTCCGCCGGGTAGAACAGGGCGTTGCGCTGCTGGAAGAAGTCCACGCCGCCGTTGCCCAGGAACTGCAGCCGGTGGGCGCCGCGCTCCAGGATGTCGTACGTGACGTTCAGCGACGAGATGGTGCGCCAGGTGTTCTCGTCGTTGGTCGAGAGCGCCGCGGTCTGCACCGGGTTGCTGGGGGCGAACGGGTTCGAGGGGTAGATCCCGTTGCTCCCGTCCAGGTTCACGAAGCTCGGGGTGAACGAGATGGCGGCGTAGTACGACACGCCGTTGTTGTCGTTGCCCGTAAGGCCGCGGGCCGCCACCGTGTGGTTCACGTTGGCGGACACGCCCACCCGCAGGCGCGAGCCCAGCGTCTGGTCGAGGCGAAGCTGCAGCCCCTGGCGGTTGAAGCCGGTGTTGGCCGCGATCCCCTCGTTGTTCGCCACCGTGCCGGAGACGTAGTAGCGCGTGGCCTCGGTGCCGCCGCTCACGGAGACGTTGGTCTCCGACTGCGGCGCCCGGCGCCCGAACACGTCCGACTCGTGGTCGTACACGGCCTTGGGCGAGCCGTCGGCGTTGAAGTACGTGTCGAGCTCGGCGTTGGTCAGGTGCAGCTCGTCCTTGGCCTCCTGGCGAGTCCAGCTCCGCGAGCCCAGCGTGCGGGCCTGCTCCGCGTAGCCGAAGCGCTGCGTGAGGTTGAAGCGCGGAGCGCCGGCCCGGCCGCCGCGCGTGCGGATCACGATCACGCCGTTGGCCGCCTTGGAGCCGTACACGGCCGAGGCCGACGCGCCCTTGAGCACCTCGACCGACTCGATGTCGGCCGGGTTCAGGTCGGCCACGCGGTTCACCACGTTGTCCTGTACGCCGGCGATGTCGGTACGCGTGCCGGCGCCGGAGACGAAGTTCTGCCCGCCGGCGATGCCGGCGTCGGAGATGATCACCCCGTCCACCACGTACAGCGGCGAGCTGTTGCCGATCAGCGTGCTGATGCCGCGGATCCGGAACTGCGCGCCGCCGCCGGGTGCGCCGGAGTTGGTCACGATCTGCGCGCCGGCCACCTTGCCCTGCAGGGCGCGCTCGATGGTGGGCGCCGGGGCGCGCTGGAGCTCCGCGCGGCTCACCACGGCCACGGCGTTCGCCGCGTTCTGGCGGCGCACCGTGGTGGCCGTGCCGGTGACCACGAGGGCTTCCAGGTTCAGGATGTCCGACTGGAGGCGGACGGTCACGTTGCTCTGGCCGGCCGGAACCGCCACGACGCGGCTGCTGAAGCCGATGCGGCTGACGGTGAGCGAGGCGTCGCCCGCGGGGACGCCGATGGTGAAGCGGCCGCCGGCGTCGGTCTGGACGCCGCGGCGAGTGCCGGTGATGGTGACGGTGGCGCCGGCGACGGGCGCCTGGTCGGCACCGGTCACCGTACCCGTCACCTGCCGCTGCTGCGCGGAGGCGCCGATGGCGCTCCCCGCGATCAGGAGCAGGGACATGACGAACGACAGGATGCGTTTCGACATACTTCCTCGTTGGGGGTTGGTAAGATGTCCTGCGCGTGTGTGCGGATGTGCGCGGGTCGCCTCCGTGTGTGCGAATGGTGGACGTGGCGGAAGGGCGCCAGGAGCGGAGCCGCTCCCACGGACTACACGGACCTATGGACTGCGGAACGCGCCCCTGGCTCGCCCGCTGGGGCGTCTCTGGACACGGGGAACGGGGCGGGTTGAACTCAGAAGCTACTCTCCGCCCCGCCTCTCCGCAAGAAGACTCTGGCCTGGGCGCGCCCCTTCAGAGCCCATGCTTGCGAGCCACAGAACGCGCGAACGAGCGATTTCGGACGCCCGGACCGCTGGGCTCACGCGGAGGCGCGGAGACGCGGGGAGAGCGAAGGAAGGGGCGGGCTCGGGATGCGGGCCGCCGGCACCGATGCAACCGCCCCCTCCCCCAGGTTGTTTTGGGGGAGGGGGCGCGGGGGTGGGGGCCGTTACGGTCTGCAGTAGTACAGGCGCGCGGGCGGGATGTTGCGGGGCTCGAAGCCCAGCTTCACGCGGCCAAAGGTGCGCTTGAGGTTCGGCAGAACGCCGTTGGAGTACTGGTAGACCAGGAAGGCGCCCGTGGGGGTGAGCGCGTCGCGGGTGGCGCGCACGATGCCGTCGCGCAGGGCGGCGGGCATGGTGCTGAACGGGATGCCGGAGATGATGTAGTCCGCCTTGCCGCGCCCGATCCGCTGCAGGATGCTCCCCACGTCCGCCGCGGAGCCGTGCACCAGGTGCAGGCGCGGGTCGGCGGCGCCGCGCTGCAGGAAG
Proteins encoded:
- a CDS encoding RagB/SusD family nutrient uptake outer membrane protein yields the protein MNRRALLPLLAGALALGACDTDLTIPNYNSPSISDLQNNPTNSGVLTAATGLLIGTRQEQAGYVRIGAVPGREGYFVDPNEGRYVRQLAAGTPDASDFTGGSYWAAPYNAIRTGNLILTIADDPRLTFSASERASIKGFVKTMQAFNFLQILNWREQIPIAVGVSPEEAPAPLVSRAEAFAFIAGLLDEGNTDLGAASGTLPFSTGLGLSQYGFNNAATFRQFNRGLKARVEVYRATLGHTAVPSSPANYTAALAALNESFIDVSSGSRTVLNKGLYFSYSTASGDLGNSNFDNSGRLIADNRNRTEAQLQAGGARDARLLLKQDSGLVNRVSIGLTSTERFRLYDTRPFFGGGGSASPIPAIRNEELILLRAEARYFSGNLPGALDDLNFVRTNSGGLAPLLATDIATPAQFITRLLYERRYSLLFEGGHRWIDHRRFGRLADLNSTGVSDASRANDKTFAFFPLPINEQLARGL
- a CDS encoding SusC/RagA family TonB-linked outer membrane protein encodes the protein MSKRILSFVMSLLLIAGSAIGASAQQRQVTGTVTGADQAPVAGATVTITGTRRGVQTDAGGRFTIGVPAGDASLTVSRIGFSSRVVAVPAGQSNVTVRLQSDILNLEALVVTGTATTVRRQNAANAVAVVSRAELQRAPAPTIERALQGKVAGAQIVTNSGAPGGGAQFRIRGISTLIGNSSPLYVVDGVIISDAGIAGGQNFVSGAGTRTDIAGVQDNVVNRVADLNPADIESVEVLKGASASAVYGSKAANGVIVIRTRGGRAGAPRFNLTQRFGYAEQARTLGSRSWTRQEAKDELHLTNAELDTYFNADGSPKAVYDHESDVFGRRAPQSETNVSVSGGTEATRYYVSGTVANNEGIAANTGFNRQGLQLRLDQTLGSRLRVGVSANVNHTVAARGLTGNDNNGVSYYAAISFTPSFVNLDGSNGIYPSNPFAPSNPVQTAALSTNDENTWRTISSLNVTYDILERGAHRLQFLGNGGVDFFQQRNALFYPAELQFEDDDNLPGTAVNTNANNTNVNGNLNLVHIFDPEGGSFRATTSVGLQYEDRDLTTNAVGGRYLIGGVRLPETGANTTLSGARTRTRDQGFFGQEELLLLDERLTLTGSLRADRSSNNADASEYFLYPKASASFRLGNLVPRVDDIKLRAAYGSSGNQPLFSQRFAPLFVSNLDGQPGIQVNGTFGASDLRPERTTELEGGVDFTLFGGNARLELTGYNKVVTDFLLSRTLAPSTGFSTQFFNGGELHARGFEALLEATPVRRDNLTWLTRTTFYRNRHKITDLPVPAFRPASSSFGFVYGGYLIQNDESPTAMLGFKDGERVIYGDSEPDFLMGFTNDFTMGRFTLSSLVDWSKGGLVANLTRSYYDDARTSPDFLAPASVARNPDGTVIPRDFNECDYTCLSGEERAALVGAWSPYIEDASFVKVREVSLAYDVPSEILNRAGRVNSARITLAARNPYMWTRYTGLDPEVSNFGNRSVGRNIDVTPFPPSRSFWLGFNVGF
- a CDS encoding rRNA adenine N-6-methyltransferase family protein; its protein translation is MPATTSAHRQQLLLFARNFLKHPRMLGSVIPSSRYLVNEMLGEVDWDRARVIVEYGPGVGTFTHKILKRLHPDGILVAIETNTDFVSFLQRGAADPRLHLVHGSAADVGSILQRIGRGKADYIISGIPFSTMPAALRDGIVRATRDALTPTGAFLVYQYSNGVLPNLKRTFGRVKLGFEPRNIPPARLYYCRP